The Mesorhizobium sp. B1-1-8 genome contains a region encoding:
- a CDS encoding DsbA family protein: protein MNRSLSRRNLLTTLAAVPAVALLAACSDSGEEAKAADVKPANPATPAKPATPAAAKVPEAQGTVDMAELLKPGALPDKQLGKDDAKVTIVEYASMTCPHCAHFAMTTFPELKTKYIDTGKVRYILREFPFDPSAEAGFMLARCAKDNYFPMVDVLFKQQPSWVGVNNTKEALLQISKLAGFTQESFESCLTDQKLLDDVRAVQKRGADEFKVDSTPTFFINGKTYKGAMSIEEMSAIIDPLL from the coding sequence ATGAACCGTTCTTTGTCCCGCAGGAACCTTCTGACCACGCTGGCCGCTGTTCCGGCGGTGGCGCTGCTTGCCGCATGCAGTGATTCAGGCGAGGAGGCGAAGGCGGCCGACGTGAAGCCTGCCAATCCGGCGACGCCCGCCAAGCCGGCCACGCCGGCCGCCGCCAAGGTGCCGGAAGCGCAGGGCACGGTCGATATGGCGGAGCTGCTGAAGCCAGGCGCGCTGCCCGACAAGCAGCTCGGCAAGGACGACGCCAAGGTCACCATCGTCGAATACGCCTCGATGACCTGCCCGCATTGCGCGCATTTCGCCATGACCACCTTTCCTGAGTTGAAGACCAAATACATCGACACCGGCAAGGTTCGCTACATCCTGCGCGAATTCCCCTTCGACCCGAGCGCCGAGGCCGGATTCATGCTGGCGCGCTGCGCCAAGGACAATTATTTCCCGATGGTCGACGTGCTGTTCAAGCAGCAGCCGAGCTGGGTGGGCGTCAACAACACCAAGGAAGCGCTGCTGCAGATTTCCAAGCTCGCCGGTTTTACACAGGAGTCCTTTGAGTCCTGCTTGACGGACCAGAAACTTCTGGACGATGTGAGGGCAGTCCAGAAACGCGGAGCGGACGAGTTCAAGGTCGACTCGACGCCGACCTTCTTCATCAACGGAAAGACCTATAAAGGGGCGATGTCGATTGAGGAAATGTCGGCCATCATCGACCCTCTGCTCTGA
- a CDS encoding DUF721 domain-containing protein → MAGKRPFGNPVPVSDLATEILDPVLKKRAGISIGLVQSWEEIAGPRLAGRSRPEKIQWPRRLHEDDPFEPAVLVIACEGMAALHLQHEAGEIINRVNAFLGFNAIGRIKILQKPVLSEKARPKPMPRPLTDAEKSKLLRTVGKIEDEGLRASLERLGATILGEKKAKGL, encoded by the coding sequence ATGGCAGGGAAAAGGCCCTTCGGCAATCCCGTTCCGGTGAGCGATCTCGCAACCGAGATCCTCGATCCGGTGCTCAAGAAGCGCGCCGGCATCTCGATCGGGCTGGTGCAGTCCTGGGAAGAGATCGCCGGCCCCCGGCTTGCCGGCCGCTCGCGCCCTGAAAAGATCCAATGGCCGCGCCGCCTGCATGAAGACGATCCGTTCGAGCCGGCGGTTCTGGTCATCGCCTGCGAGGGCATGGCGGCGCTGCATCTGCAGCATGAGGCCGGCGAGATCATCAACCGCGTTAACGCCTTTCTCGGCTTCAATGCGATCGGCCGCATCAAGATTTTGCAAAAACCGGTTCTCTCCGAAAAAGCCCGGCCGAAACCGATGCCGAGGCCGCTCACGGACGCTGAGAAGTCGAAGCTTTTGCGCACCGTGGGCAAGATCGAGGACGAGGGTTTGCGCGCTTCCCTGGAGCGGCTCGGCGCCACAATCCTTGGCGAAAAGAAGGCGAAAGGATTGTGA
- the mutY gene encoding A/G-specific adenine glycosylase has protein sequence MAPQDQTRKTITEQAGPGDISSRLLAWYDAHHRDLPWRVTPGALARGTMPDPYRVWLSEVMLQQTTVEAVKAYFRTFVEKWPTVDALAAASAEDVMKAWAGLGYYSRARNLKACADLVARQCGRFPDTETGLRELPGIGAYTAAAIAAIAFDRPAAVVDGNVERVVSRLYSIETPLSEAKPEIRALVEKLVPRARPGDFAQAMMDLGATICTPKRPRCMLCPVREDCSAILLGEPECFPVRLPKDDKPLRRGAAFVAERGDGAILLRKRPDKGLLGGMTEVPTTAWTARIDGATTDAAAPFPAEWRRAGRIGHVFTHFALELEVFHAHIKGDAPGGHFWSLAHEISGEALPTVMKKVIEAAIPGATKKPSPSGAKRPHD, from the coding sequence ATGGCACCGCAAGACCAGACCCGCAAGACCATAACCGAACAGGCCGGACCCGGAGATATCTCCTCCCGCCTGCTTGCCTGGTACGACGCGCATCACCGCGACCTGCCCTGGCGCGTCACGCCCGGCGCGCTGGCGCGCGGAACGATGCCAGATCCCTACCGCGTCTGGCTGTCCGAGGTGATGCTGCAGCAGACCACGGTCGAGGCGGTGAAAGCCTATTTCCGGACCTTCGTCGAGAAATGGCCTACCGTCGACGCGCTGGCGGCGGCATCCGCCGAAGACGTCATGAAGGCCTGGGCCGGGCTCGGCTACTATTCCAGGGCGCGCAACCTCAAGGCCTGCGCCGATCTCGTCGCACGGCAGTGCGGCCGCTTTCCCGATACCGAAACCGGCCTGAGGGAGTTGCCGGGCATCGGCGCCTATACGGCGGCGGCAATCGCGGCGATCGCCTTCGACCGGCCGGCGGCCGTCGTCGACGGCAATGTCGAGCGGGTCGTGTCGCGGCTCTATTCGATCGAAACGCCGCTCAGCGAGGCAAAACCGGAAATCCGCGCGCTGGTCGAAAAGCTCGTGCCGCGAGCGAGGCCCGGCGACTTCGCCCAGGCGATGATGGACCTTGGCGCCACGATCTGCACGCCGAAACGGCCACGCTGCATGCTGTGCCCGGTGCGCGAGGATTGCAGCGCCATCCTCTTGGGCGAGCCCGAGTGCTTCCCGGTACGCCTGCCGAAGGACGACAAGCCGCTCAGACGCGGCGCCGCCTTCGTTGCCGAGCGCGGCGACGGCGCCATCCTTTTGCGCAAGCGGCCGGACAAGGGCCTGCTCGGTGGCATGACGGAAGTGCCCACCACCGCCTGGACGGCAAGAATCGACGGCGCGACCACCGATGCTGCAGCGCCCTTCCCTGCCGAATGGCGGCGCGCCGGGCGCATCGGCCACGTCTTCACCCATTTCGCGCTCGAACTCGAAGTCTTTCATGCCCACATCAAAGGTGATGCGCCGGGCGGGCATTTCTGGTCGCTGGCCCATGAAATTTCCGGGGAAGCGCTGCCCACCGTCATGAAAAAGGTAATCGAGGCGGCGATACCGGGCGCGACGAAGAAACCGTCACCATCAGGTGCAAAGAGGCCCCATGACTGA
- a CDS encoding HAD family hydrolase — protein MTEIRHIVFDIGKVLVHYDPNLPFSRLIPDETERKWFFDNVCTSAWNIEQDRGRTWEEAEALLIAEHPDHAENIRNFRRHWHEMAPHAYDDSVAVMEKLIDTGHDVTLLTNWAADTFIEARGRFPFLDRPRGITVSAEIGLIKPDRAIYDHHAAAFGLEPSATLFIDDSQKNVDGARAAGWQAVLFTDANTLKADLEQLGISA, from the coding sequence ATGACTGAAATCCGCCACATCGTTTTCGACATCGGCAAGGTGCTGGTCCACTACGACCCCAACCTGCCGTTCAGCCGGCTCATTCCTGACGAGACGGAGCGCAAATGGTTCTTCGACAATGTCTGCACCAGCGCTTGGAACATCGAGCAGGACCGTGGCCGCACCTGGGAAGAGGCCGAAGCGCTGTTGATCGCGGAGCATCCAGATCACGCGGAAAACATTCGCAATTTCCGCCGCCATTGGCATGAAATGGCACCGCACGCTTATGATGACAGTGTTGCCGTCATGGAGAAGCTGATCGACACCGGTCACGACGTGACGCTGCTGACCAACTGGGCCGCCGACACATTCATCGAGGCCCGCGGCCGCTTTCCATTCCTGGACCGCCCGCGCGGCATAACCGTGTCTGCCGAGATCGGCCTGATCAAGCCGGATCGCGCCATCTACGATCATCACGCCGCCGCATTCGGCCTTGAACCATCCGCCACGCTGTTCATCGACGACAGCCAGAAAAATGTCGACGGCGCCAGGGCCGCCGGCTGGCAGGCGGTGCTGTTCACCGACGCCAACACGCTTAAAGCGGATCTTGAGCAGCTTGGAATTTCGGCTTGA
- a CDS encoding site-specific DNA-methyltransferase — MSAVRLLDELSHAPQQSEWLDTILKGDCVAALDRLPEKSIDVIFADPPYNLQLDGDLHRPDQSKVDAVDDEWDQFESFEAYDAFTRAWLLAARRVLKPNGTIWVIGSYHNIFRVGARMQDLGFWLLNDIVWRKTNPMPNFRGRRFQNAHETMIWASRDQKSKGYTFNYEALKASNDDLQMRSDWLFPICTGGERLKDENGNKLHPTQKPEALLARIMMASTRPGDVVLDPFFGSGTTGAVARRLGRHFVGIEREQGYIDAANERIAAVRPLEGADLTVLSGKRAEPRVAFISLIDTGLMAPGATLYDAKKRWAAKVRADGTLAIGDSAGSIHKIGAEVQGLDACNGWTFWHYERSGGLTPIDELRRIARLGMERAGA; from the coding sequence ATGTCTGCCGTGCGTCTTCTCGACGAGCTTTCCCACGCCCCCCAGCAGTCCGAATGGCTGGATACGATCCTCAAGGGTGATTGCGTCGCAGCCCTCGACCGGCTGCCGGAAAAGTCGATCGACGTCATCTTCGCCGACCCGCCCTACAATCTGCAGCTCGACGGCGACCTGCACCGGCCCGACCAGTCGAAGGTCGACGCCGTCGACGACGAGTGGGACCAGTTCGAGAGTTTTGAGGCTTACGACGCCTTCACCCGCGCCTGGCTGCTGGCGGCGCGCCGCGTGCTGAAGCCGAACGGCACCATCTGGGTCATCGGCTCCTATCACAACATCTTCCGCGTCGGCGCCAGGATGCAGGATCTGGGCTTCTGGCTGCTCAACGATATCGTCTGGCGCAAGACCAACCCGATGCCGAATTTCCGAGGCCGCCGCTTCCAGAACGCGCATGAAACGATGATCTGGGCCTCGCGCGACCAGAAATCCAAGGGCTACACGTTCAATTATGAAGCGCTGAAGGCGTCGAACGACGATCTGCAGATGCGCTCCGACTGGCTGTTTCCGATCTGCACCGGCGGCGAGCGCCTGAAGGACGAGAACGGCAACAAGCTGCACCCGACGCAGAAACCGGAAGCGCTGCTCGCCCGCATCATGATGGCTTCGACCAGGCCGGGCGACGTCGTGCTTGACCCCTTCTTCGGCTCGGGCACTACGGGCGCTGTCGCCAGGCGCCTCGGCCGCCACTTCGTCGGCATCGAGCGCGAGCAGGGCTATATCGACGCCGCCAATGAGCGCATCGCCGCCGTTCGCCCGCTGGAAGGCGCCGATCTCACCGTGCTTTCCGGCAAGCGCGCCGAGCCGCGCGTCGCCTTCATCAGCCTGATCGACACCGGCCTGATGGCGCCGGGCGCCACGCTTTACGACGCCAAGAAGCGCTGGGCGGCCAAGGTGCGCGCCGACGGCACGCTGGCGATCGGCGACAGCGCCGGCTCGATCCACAAGATCGGCGCCGAAGTGCAGGGCCTTGACGCCTGCAATGGCTGGACTTTCTGGCACTATGAGCGCAGCGGCGGCCTGACCCCGATCGACGAGCTGCGCCGCATCGCCCGCCTCGGCATGGAGCGGGCAGGCGCCTGA
- a CDS encoding HAD family hydrolase encodes MPQPDLVIFDCDGVLVDSEILAARVEAELLTSAGYEISAEEISETYAGLTFKDILMRIEEKSKIPFQASLIDRAEDLVDRKLRSDVRIIDGAREAVASVTAPRAVCSNSRTERIEFMLDKVRLLPFFAGRIFSGLDIPSKKTKPAPDVFLFAAEKLGVNPKNTFVIEDSVHGITGARAAGMRVIGFTGAGHSYPGHADALTEAGAETVIRRWAELSGTIAALSEWSEEA; translated from the coding sequence ATGCCCCAGCCAGACCTTGTCATCTTCGATTGCGACGGCGTGCTCGTCGATTCCGAAATCCTCGCCGCACGTGTCGAGGCCGAGCTTCTGACCTCGGCGGGTTACGAGATCTCGGCGGAAGAGATTTCCGAGACCTATGCCGGGCTGACCTTCAAGGACATCCTGATGCGGATCGAGGAGAAATCGAAAATCCCGTTCCAGGCCTCGCTGATCGACCGCGCCGAAGACCTCGTCGATCGCAAGCTGCGCAGCGATGTGCGCATCATCGACGGCGCGCGCGAGGCGGTGGCGTCCGTGACAGCGCCACGCGCCGTCTGCTCCAACTCGCGCACCGAACGCATTGAATTCATGCTGGACAAGGTGCGGCTGCTGCCGTTCTTCGCCGGCCGCATTTTTTCGGGGCTCGACATCCCCAGCAAGAAGACCAAGCCAGCGCCCGACGTGTTCCTGTTCGCCGCCGAAAAGCTCGGAGTCAACCCGAAGAACACTTTCGTCATCGAAGATTCCGTGCACGGCATCACCGGCGCCAGGGCGGCGGGCATGCGCGTCATCGGCTTCACCGGCGCCGGCCATAGCTATCCCGGCCATGCCGATGCGCTGACCGAGGCCGGCGCCGAAACAGTCATCCGCCGCTGGGCGGAACTCAGCGGCACGATTGCCGCGCTGTCGGAGTGGTCGGAAGAAGCTTGA
- a CDS encoding right-handed parallel beta-helix repeat-containing protein yields the protein MRNKKTHVLAALLYLCMMATASATPSSGNVSNYGAVGDGVANDTAAFNLCLTYNVICWVDPAKTYAVGDVQMKNGNRLIGLGTVEYGDRTAATASTRPILVGVAGSTNLINVSGVSNSAAIDGLFIDCKSSGINGISGGSFQLTIQGTTVVDCAAGLGDMAGSTYTTEAHIIDTTFGSNQRGISNPTDSLIVNADFANNSGDGIYLGGGANSNTIVNSRFEWNQGYGIQSYGGTNNNSISNSIFDRNCKAGIRLDGVTGFTISNSVFARNGRNNVAVDQNAQVYMSGAKNVSITGGLSLVGRDDGGAGTYTPAYVFSYDSGTPSTNVTISGFATAGLFNSTTNPTGSFTTAAVEGPEPTSGYNVSGVNDIADTGNTVTGITAFASGGQASATQLTATVNTVSTASAAAASVKLGPCVPGRQQTVANLGANTIQVFGTSPNTINGVASATGVAQATGKIATYFCTGSGNWTRLLSN from the coding sequence GTGCGCAATAAGAAAACTCATGTGCTCGCCGCGTTGCTCTACCTGTGCATGATGGCGACCGCATCGGCAACACCGTCGAGTGGCAACGTCAGCAACTACGGCGCGGTTGGTGACGGCGTCGCCAACGATACCGCGGCATTCAACCTCTGCTTGACCTACAATGTCATCTGCTGGGTCGACCCCGCCAAGACCTATGCGGTCGGTGATGTGCAGATGAAGAACGGCAATCGCCTGATCGGCCTCGGCACTGTCGAGTATGGTGATCGGACTGCAGCTACCGCATCGACGCGGCCGATCCTCGTCGGTGTTGCCGGCTCCACCAACCTCATTAACGTCAGCGGAGTCAGCAATAGCGCTGCGATCGATGGACTCTTCATCGACTGCAAGAGTTCAGGCATCAATGGTATTTCCGGCGGCAGTTTCCAACTCACCATCCAAGGCACTACGGTGGTGGACTGCGCGGCTGGCCTCGGTGACATGGCAGGTAGCACTTACACCACGGAAGCGCACATCATCGACACCACGTTCGGCAGCAATCAGCGTGGGATTTCAAATCCAACTGACTCGCTCATCGTCAACGCCGATTTCGCCAACAACAGCGGCGACGGCATCTATCTCGGCGGTGGCGCGAACTCCAACACCATCGTCAACAGCCGGTTCGAATGGAATCAGGGCTATGGTATTCAGAGTTATGGCGGCACGAACAACAACAGCATTTCCAACAGTATCTTCGACCGAAACTGCAAGGCTGGCATCCGCCTGGACGGCGTGACCGGCTTCACCATCTCGAACAGTGTCTTCGCCCGCAATGGGCGCAACAACGTTGCCGTCGACCAGAATGCGCAAGTCTACATGAGCGGTGCGAAGAATGTGAGCATTACTGGCGGTCTTAGCCTTGTCGGTCGGGACGATGGCGGTGCGGGCACTTACACGCCGGCTTATGTTTTTTCCTACGATAGCGGCACGCCGAGCACGAACGTGACGATATCGGGCTTTGCAACGGCGGGACTGTTCAACTCCACGACTAACCCGACTGGCTCATTCACCACGGCAGCGGTGGAGGGTCCTGAGCCGACCAGCGGCTACAACGTCTCTGGCGTGAACGATATTGCCGACACAGGCAACACCGTTACGGGTATCACCGCCTTTGCATCAGGCGGCCAGGCCAGCGCGACACAGTTGACCGCGACCGTCAACACGGTCTCGACCGCTTCGGCCGCTGCGGCTTCGGTGAAACTTGGTCCCTGTGTGCCTGGCCGACAGCAGACGGTCGCCAATCTTGGCGCGAACACCATCCAGGTGTTTGGCACCAGCCCGAACACGATCAATGGAGTTGCGAGCGCAACCGGCGTCGCACAGGCGACAGGAAAAATCGCCACTTATTTCTGCACTGGCAGTGGCAATTGGACTCGGCTGTTGAGCAACTGA
- a CDS encoding acyltransferase family protein, whose protein sequence is MVALFHFDVFSHLTFLPLVRHAYLFVDFFFVLSGFVIAANYRSRLADGFGVGRFMVLRLGRIYPLHALTLLLFIPIDAAKDGIGPNLLQAVVTNVFLLQGLGVNPQNWLNFVSWSISAEFAAYVTFAVVVTRLGAAMWPWLLPIIAGPVVIATMSPHGMDTTYDYGLVRCLYGFAIGVVCFDVRERFPLLKQPLSSAAETLLEAAICALAVGYVSVAASSLPLSIGSPLIFALVVLVFARERGSVSAMLTAPFMLFVGTLTYSIYMLHPLVRSLVRAAFLLVQRVLHTDLFIPYALNPGNEPAPILYLHGSLWLGDLLQVSMLLLTILLSVATYRFVERPGRDWARRLARRDKAGPLASSAPARKAPEHAEA, encoded by the coding sequence ATGGTCGCACTGTTCCATTTCGATGTTTTCAGCCACCTGACCTTCCTGCCTTTGGTCAGGCACGCTTACCTGTTCGTCGATTTCTTCTTCGTGCTCAGCGGTTTTGTCATTGCCGCCAACTATCGCTCGCGCCTCGCCGACGGATTCGGCGTCGGGCGCTTCATGGTCCTGCGCCTGGGGCGAATCTATCCGCTGCATGCGCTGACACTTCTGCTTTTCATTCCCATCGACGCGGCAAAGGATGGCATCGGCCCGAACCTGCTTCAGGCGGTCGTCACGAACGTATTTTTGCTGCAGGGTCTCGGCGTCAATCCACAGAACTGGCTGAACTTCGTCAGTTGGAGCATCAGCGCAGAGTTTGCTGCCTATGTCACCTTTGCCGTCGTAGTGACGAGGCTGGGGGCTGCCATGTGGCCCTGGCTGCTGCCGATTATTGCCGGCCCCGTCGTGATCGCCACGATGAGCCCGCACGGCATGGACACCACATATGACTATGGGCTGGTGCGCTGTCTGTATGGTTTCGCGATTGGTGTCGTCTGCTTCGACGTCCGGGAGCGGTTCCCTCTCCTGAAGCAACCACTATCGTCGGCGGCCGAGACGCTGCTGGAAGCGGCGATCTGCGCTTTGGCCGTGGGCTATGTCTCCGTCGCCGCGAGCAGCCTGCCGCTCTCCATCGGATCGCCGCTGATCTTTGCCTTGGTCGTGCTGGTGTTTGCGCGGGAGCGTGGCTCGGTCAGCGCCATGCTTACCGCTCCTTTCATGCTTTTCGTCGGCACGCTGACATATTCGATCTATATGCTGCATCCCCTGGTCAGGTCGCTCGTTCGAGCTGCCTTCCTGCTGGTTCAACGCGTGCTGCACACCGATTTGTTCATCCCGTACGCGCTGAACCCCGGCAACGAGCCGGCCCCGATCCTCTATCTGCACGGCTCGCTCTGGCTCGGCGACCTGCTGCAGGTCTCGATGCTTCTACTGACGATCCTGCTGTCGGTGGCGACATACCGCTTCGTCGAACGGCCGGGACGCGATTGGGCCAGGCGCCTGGCGCGGCGAGACAAGGCCGGCCCGCTCGCCTCGAGCGCACCGGCAAGGAAGGCCCCTGAGCACGCCGAAGCGTGA
- a CDS encoding cupin domain-containing protein translates to MSADAIIRMPDESKGVMLRGFPMVFLVTGENTRHTSMFDWTIPPKFATGRHVHRVQEETFYVLEGECEWHVGDKTIRATPGTYLFIPPGVPHNITNVSDKPARVLMTVSPPGHEHYFEELAKLAVQGAPDPKTLADLRNRYDTDQLSTLTTRT, encoded by the coding sequence ATGAGCGCCGATGCCATCATCCGCATGCCCGACGAGAGCAAGGGCGTCATGCTGCGTGGTTTTCCCATGGTCTTCCTTGTCACCGGGGAAAACACTAGGCACACGAGCATGTTCGACTGGACGATCCCTCCCAAGTTCGCCACTGGGCGGCATGTTCACCGGGTGCAGGAGGAGACGTTTTACGTGCTCGAAGGCGAGTGTGAGTGGCATGTCGGCGACAAGACAATCCGCGCCACGCCCGGCACCTATCTGTTCATCCCGCCGGGAGTGCCGCACAACATCACGAATGTCAGCGACAAACCGGCTCGCGTGCTGATGACCGTTTCTCCGCCTGGCCACGAGCATTATTTCGAAGAGCTCGCTAAACTCGCCGTGCAGGGCGCACCGGATCCAAAAACACTCGCCGATCTGCGAAACCGCTACGACACCGATCAGCTCTCGACGTTGACGACACGAACGTAG
- a CDS encoding winged helix-turn-helix domain-containing tetratricopeptide repeat protein: MTVGGDLYQFGPFRLDQEAGILFCGAEPTMLGQRAVALLRLLIQNAGVPVSKDALIEAGWGGMAVADNNLTVQIAALRRVLADAANVDSWIETLPRRGYRYVGPAVATNVPDASAAARAASAPTLPEKPSVAVLPFSNLSGDHEQEYFADGMVDDIITGLARIKWLFVIARNSTFTYKGRAVDVKQVGRELGVRYVLEGSVRKAGGSVRVTGQMIDASTGVHIWAERYDRSSEDIFALQDEIALSAVGAIAPSLRKAEIERVRRKRPDSLDAYDLVLQAQPDVDSGMPEQVTRALVLLDRAIALEPTYALAHGNAAMCHHCLFLRAGLQEVNRASSIRHARSAIVHGQDDALALTWAGFSIGMDAHDRAAAFTALEAALAISPSSALTYILGSVILGWSGEAERAIEWSEQGMRLSPFDSWTWAAFDAQAMSHLLRGRYEEACRAAYKSVQANPAHSITYVQLAAALAKLGRLEEARAAAARVVELQPAFRYSRQFAGVNCAPALAEALGSALRATGLPE; the protein is encoded by the coding sequence ATGACAGTCGGGGGCGACCTCTACCAGTTCGGCCCGTTTCGCCTCGATCAGGAGGCGGGCATTCTCTTTTGCGGCGCGGAGCCGACCATGCTTGGGCAGCGAGCCGTTGCGCTGCTGCGTCTGCTGATCCAGAACGCGGGCGTACCCGTGTCCAAGGACGCGCTGATCGAGGCCGGCTGGGGCGGAATGGCGGTTGCCGACAATAATCTGACGGTTCAGATCGCGGCCTTGCGCCGGGTACTGGCCGATGCAGCAAATGTCGACAGCTGGATCGAAACACTGCCGCGCCGCGGCTATCGCTATGTCGGACCGGCTGTCGCCACGAATGTTCCTGATGCCTCGGCCGCCGCCCGCGCCGCGTCGGCACCGACCTTGCCTGAAAAGCCCTCCGTCGCGGTCCTGCCGTTCTCGAACTTGAGCGGCGATCATGAGCAGGAGTACTTTGCCGACGGGATGGTCGACGACATCATCACAGGCCTGGCACGCATAAAATGGTTGTTCGTCATCGCGCGAAACTCGACCTTCACCTACAAGGGTCGCGCCGTGGACGTGAAGCAGGTCGGCCGCGAGCTTGGCGTTCGCTATGTCCTCGAAGGCAGCGTGCGCAAGGCTGGCGGCAGCGTGCGTGTAACCGGGCAGATGATCGATGCATCGACCGGTGTGCATATATGGGCCGAGCGCTACGACCGCAGTTCCGAAGACATCTTTGCGCTTCAAGACGAGATCGCGCTGTCGGCAGTGGGCGCGATTGCGCCGAGCCTGCGGAAAGCCGAAATCGAACGTGTCAGGCGCAAGCGCCCCGACAGTCTCGACGCTTACGATCTCGTGCTGCAGGCCCAGCCTGACGTCGATTCAGGTATGCCGGAGCAAGTGACCAGAGCGCTTGTGCTTCTTGACCGCGCGATCGCACTCGAACCAACCTATGCGCTGGCGCATGGCAACGCCGCGATGTGCCATCATTGCTTGTTCCTTCGCGCCGGCCTGCAGGAGGTCAACCGTGCGTCTTCGATCCGCCACGCCAGGTCGGCCATTGTCCATGGACAAGACGACGCGCTCGCCCTGACATGGGCCGGCTTTTCCATCGGAATGGATGCGCACGACCGCGCCGCCGCGTTCACGGCGTTAGAAGCCGCCCTCGCCATCAGCCCCTCATCGGCGCTGACCTACATTCTCGGCAGTGTCATTCTCGGGTGGAGCGGCGAAGCGGAGCGCGCGATAGAATGGAGCGAGCAGGGTATGCGGCTAAGCCCGTTCGATTCCTGGACCTGGGCCGCGTTCGATGCGCAGGCAATGAGCCATTTGCTGCGCGGCCGTTACGAAGAAGCTTGCCGTGCGGCTTACAAGTCCGTTCAAGCCAATCCGGCACATAGCATCACATATGTACAATTGGCCGCAGCGCTGGCCAAGCTTGGCCGATTGGAGGAAGCGAGGGCGGCCGCCGCTCGCGTAGTCGAGCTTCAGCCGGCCTTTCGCTACAGCCGCCAGTTTGCGGGCGTGAATTGCGCACCCGCGCTCGCAGAGGCTCTCGGCAGCGCGCTGAGGGCGACCGGATTGCCAGAGTAA